The following are encoded together in the Mycolicibacterium arabiense genome:
- a CDS encoding acyl-CoA synthetase — protein MVDLSPFTRPVGRLLATAQNGLEVLRYGGLETGAVPSPFQIIESVPMYRLRRYFPPDVRPGATPPGPPVLMVHPMMMSADMWDVTRAEGAVGILHAAGIDPWVIDFGSPDQVEGGMQRNLADHVVALSEAIDTVRKVTDRDVHLAGYSQGGMFAYQTAAYRHAKNLASIVAFGSPVDTLAGLPLNLPANFGAAAADFMADHVFSRIDIPGWLARTGFQMLDPIKTAQARIDFLLQLHDREALLPREQQRRFLSNEGWIAWSGPAIAELLKQFIAHNRMMSGGFAIRGDLVTLSDIDCPILAVVGEVDDIGQPASVRGIKRAAPQADVYEYLIRTGHFGLVVGSKAATQTWPTVASWVKWLEGEGDLSDDVVPMALRPAEPSESGVPLASRVAHGAAAATEVTFGIARSAAGALVSANKSARALVVETARTLPRLTRLGQINDHTRISLGRIMSEQASATPEGEFLLFDGRVHTYEAVDRRINNVVRGLIDVGVRQGARVGVLMETRPSALVAIAALSRLGAVAVLMPADADLAEAAALGGVTDVMADPSNLDAASRLPLRVLVLGGGENRDLEPHGNPNVVDMEQIDPDVVALPGWYRPNPGFARDLAYIAFATVGGKLVARQITNFRWALSAFGTASAANLGRGDTVYCLTPLHHQSGLLVSLGGAVVGGTRIALSRGLRPDRFVHELRQYGVTVVSYTWAMLRDVIDDPSFALHGNHPVRLFIGSGMPTGLWERVEEEFAPAHVVEFFATTDGQAVLANVSGAKVGSAGRPLPGGGRIELAAYDVDDDLILEDERGFVALAGPNEVGVLLAHPRGPIDPTASVKRGVFAPADTWVSTEYLFRRDDDGDFWAVDNRGSVIRTARGPVFSAAVNDAVGRIGAVDLAVTYKVEVGGRAVAVTALTLAPGGSVPTADLNEALAALPVGAQPDLVHVVPDMKLSASYRPLLGPLRAAGIPKASRNAWYRDDDTGVYKRFTAAVRAELLGEDSAS, from the coding sequence GTGGTCGACCTCTCTCCGTTCACCAGGCCCGTGGGACGGTTGCTGGCAACTGCACAGAACGGGCTCGAGGTGCTTCGCTACGGCGGCCTCGAGACGGGCGCCGTGCCATCGCCCTTCCAGATCATCGAGAGCGTTCCGATGTACCGCCTGCGTCGGTACTTCCCGCCGGACGTCAGGCCCGGTGCGACTCCGCCCGGGCCGCCGGTCCTGATGGTGCACCCGATGATGATGTCGGCCGACATGTGGGACGTGACGCGCGCCGAGGGTGCCGTCGGCATCCTGCACGCTGCGGGCATCGATCCCTGGGTCATCGACTTCGGATCGCCCGACCAGGTCGAGGGCGGCATGCAGCGCAACCTCGCCGACCACGTAGTCGCGCTCAGCGAGGCCATCGACACCGTCCGCAAGGTCACCGACCGCGACGTCCACCTCGCCGGCTACTCGCAGGGCGGGATGTTCGCGTATCAGACCGCCGCCTACCGGCATGCGAAGAACCTCGCGAGCATCGTCGCGTTCGGGTCGCCCGTCGACACACTCGCCGGTCTTCCGCTGAATCTTCCAGCCAACTTCGGTGCGGCAGCGGCCGACTTCATGGCCGACCACGTCTTCAGCCGCATCGACATCCCGGGCTGGCTGGCCCGCACCGGATTTCAGATGCTCGACCCGATCAAGACCGCTCAGGCCCGCATCGACTTCCTGCTGCAGCTGCACGACCGCGAGGCACTGCTCCCACGCGAACAGCAGCGCCGCTTCCTGTCGAACGAGGGCTGGATCGCGTGGTCCGGCCCGGCCATTGCCGAACTGCTCAAGCAGTTCATCGCCCACAACCGGATGATGAGCGGCGGATTTGCGATCCGCGGCGACCTGGTCACGCTGTCCGACATCGACTGCCCAATCCTCGCCGTCGTGGGCGAAGTCGACGACATTGGTCAGCCCGCGTCGGTGCGCGGCATCAAGCGTGCCGCGCCGCAGGCCGACGTCTACGAATACCTAATTCGCACAGGCCATTTCGGCCTCGTCGTCGGGAGCAAGGCCGCCACGCAGACGTGGCCGACGGTGGCGAGCTGGGTCAAGTGGCTCGAGGGCGAGGGCGACCTGTCCGACGACGTCGTCCCGATGGCACTGCGGCCTGCCGAACCCAGCGAGAGCGGCGTGCCGCTCGCATCCCGGGTCGCCCACGGTGCTGCCGCCGCCACGGAGGTCACGTTCGGCATCGCGCGGTCCGCGGCGGGCGCCCTGGTCTCGGCCAACAAGTCGGCGCGCGCGCTCGTCGTGGAGACCGCGAGGACGCTGCCGAGGCTCACGCGGCTGGGACAGATCAACGACCACACCCGCATCTCGCTCGGCCGCATCATGAGCGAGCAGGCCAGCGCAACGCCCGAGGGCGAGTTCCTGCTCTTCGACGGCCGCGTGCACACCTATGAGGCCGTAGACCGCCGCATCAACAACGTGGTGCGCGGCCTCATCGACGTCGGGGTGCGCCAAGGCGCCCGCGTCGGCGTGCTGATGGAGACCCGGCCCAGCGCGCTGGTGGCCATCGCGGCGCTGTCGCGTCTCGGTGCGGTCGCCGTGCTGATGCCTGCCGACGCCGACCTCGCCGAGGCAGCGGCGCTCGGCGGGGTCACCGACGTCATGGCCGATCCGAGCAACCTCGACGCTGCATCCCGTCTTCCGCTGCGCGTGCTGGTCCTGGGTGGTGGCGAGAACCGCGACCTCGAACCGCACGGCAACCCCAACGTGGTTGACATGGAGCAGATCGATCCGGACGTGGTCGCGCTTCCGGGCTGGTACCGGCCCAACCCCGGCTTCGCCAGGGACCTGGCCTACATCGCGTTCGCCACCGTCGGCGGCAAGCTCGTCGCCCGCCAGATCACCAACTTCCGCTGGGCGCTGTCGGCGTTCGGCACCGCGTCGGCGGCCAACCTCGGCAGAGGCGACACCGTGTACTGCCTCACGCCGCTGCACCATCAATCGGGCCTGCTGGTGAGCCTGGGCGGTGCGGTGGTCGGCGGCACCCGCATCGCCCTGTCGCGCGGCCTGCGCCCGGACCGCTTCGTCCACGAACTGCGCCAGTACGGCGTCACCGTCGTCTCCTACACGTGGGCCATGCTGCGCGACGTCATCGACGACCCGTCGTTCGCGCTGCACGGCAACCACCCGGTGCGCCTGTTCATCGGCTCGGGCATGCCGACGGGCCTGTGGGAGCGGGTCGAGGAGGAGTTCGCACCCGCCCACGTCGTCGAGTTCTTCGCGACGACCGACGGGCAGGCCGTGCTGGCCAACGTCTCCGGCGCCAAGGTCGGCAGCGCAGGCAGGCCGCTGCCGGGCGGTGGCCGCATCGAGCTCGCCGCCTACGACGTCGACGACGACCTCATCCTCGAAGACGAGCGGGGCTTCGTCGCGCTGGCGGGCCCGAACGAGGTGGGCGTGCTCCTGGCTCACCCGCGCGGCCCGATCGACCCGACGGCATCGGTGAAGCGCGGAGTCTTCGCGCCCGCGGACACCTGGGTGTCGACGGAGTACCTGTTCCGGCGTGACGACGACGGCGACTTCTGGGCCGTCGACAACCGGGGAAGCGTCATCCGCACCGCACGCGGACCCGTGTTCAGCGCCGCGGTGAACGACGCCGTCGGGCGGATCGGCGCCGTCGACCTCGCGGTCACCTACAAGGTGGAGGTCGGCGGACGGGCGGTGGCCGTCACCGCACTCACGCTCGCACCGGGCGGAAGCGTGCCAACCGCCGACCTGAACGAGGCACTCGCCGCGCTGCCCGTGGGCGCACAACCCGACCTCGTCCACGTCGTGCCGGACATGAAGCTCAGCGCGTCCTACCGACCGCTGCTCGGACCGCTGCGTGCCGCCGGGATTCCGAAGGCGTCGCGTAACGCCTGGTATCGCGACGACGACACAGGGGTGTACAAGCGGTTCACGGCCGCGGTGCGTGCCGAATTGCTTGGCGAGGATTCGGCCAGTTGA
- a CDS encoding ABC-F family ATP-binding cassette domain-containing protein: MANLLNVERVSVGYGTRTLLDGVSLGVDESDAIGVVGRNGDGKTTLLQILTATRPPDSGRVTHTSGLSVGYLHQADDFAAEATIRDVIVGGRPDHIWAAEADTRAVVEHLLSEVSLDQAVDNLSGGERRRVALAAVLLAGHDVLVLDEPTNHLDVEVIGWLAGHLAAQRTQALVVVSHDRWFLDAVCTRMWEVHDGVVDAYDGGYAAYVLARAERMRVAAGTETRRRNLMRKELAWLRRGPPARTSKPKFRIQAANDLIANEPDPRDSLALQRFATARLGKDVFDLHRVVLELGGKTLLDKLDWSIGPGARIGLVGVNGTGKSSILKLLIGELPPTSGTIKRGKTLSIGYLSQALIELEPNERVLDAVENSRRITETASGKEVSASTLLEDFGFTGDKLTTRLGELSGGERRRLQFLRLLLEEPNVLLLDEPTNDLDIDTLTVLEDYLDGWPGTLIVVTHDRYFLERVADVTYALTGNGRCDLLPGGIEQYLEGRAGADAPEPAKAADRGESHSARSRRTSKDLARIENQLTKLDDRIAKVHEAMAVAAADHLKVAELNDELRELAGRKESLEEEWLALADD, translated from the coding sequence ATGGCCAACCTCTTGAACGTCGAACGCGTGAGCGTCGGCTACGGCACCCGCACACTCCTCGACGGCGTCAGCCTCGGCGTGGACGAGAGCGATGCGATCGGCGTCGTCGGGCGCAACGGCGACGGCAAGACCACCCTCCTGCAGATCCTCACCGCCACCCGCCCGCCGGACTCGGGCCGGGTGACCCATACCTCGGGCCTGTCCGTCGGATACCTGCACCAGGCCGACGACTTCGCCGCCGAGGCGACCATCCGCGACGTGATCGTCGGCGGCAGGCCGGACCACATCTGGGCGGCCGAGGCCGACACCCGTGCCGTGGTCGAGCATCTGCTGTCCGAGGTCTCCCTCGACCAGGCGGTGGACAACCTCAGTGGTGGCGAACGCCGCCGCGTCGCGCTGGCGGCGGTCCTACTTGCCGGCCACGACGTGCTGGTCCTCGACGAGCCGACCAACCACCTCGACGTCGAGGTGATCGGCTGGCTCGCGGGCCACCTGGCGGCACAGCGCACGCAGGCCCTGGTCGTGGTCAGCCACGACAGGTGGTTCCTCGACGCGGTGTGCACGCGGATGTGGGAGGTCCACGACGGTGTCGTCGACGCCTACGACGGTGGCTACGCCGCGTACGTCCTGGCCCGCGCCGAACGCATGCGCGTGGCCGCGGGCACCGAGACGCGGCGCCGCAACCTCATGCGCAAGGAACTCGCCTGGTTGCGGCGCGGCCCGCCGGCGCGGACGTCGAAGCCCAAGTTCCGCATCCAGGCGGCCAACGACCTGATCGCCAACGAGCCCGACCCCCGCGATTCGCTGGCGCTGCAACGGTTCGCGACGGCCCGGCTGGGCAAGGACGTGTTCGACCTGCACCGCGTGGTGCTCGAACTCGGCGGCAAGACGCTGCTCGACAAGCTGGACTGGTCGATCGGCCCCGGTGCGCGCATCGGCCTGGTCGGGGTCAACGGAACCGGCAAGTCCTCGATCCTCAAACTGCTGATCGGAGAACTGCCTCCCACCTCGGGCACGATCAAGCGCGGCAAGACGCTGTCGATCGGGTACCTGAGTCAGGCGCTGATCGAGTTGGAGCCCAACGAGCGGGTGCTCGACGCCGTCGAGAACAGCCGCCGCATCACCGAGACCGCGAGCGGCAAGGAGGTCAGCGCCTCGACGCTGCTCGAGGACTTCGGTTTCACCGGCGACAAGCTCACCACCCGGCTGGGCGAACTCTCCGGCGGCGAGCGGCGTCGGCTGCAGTTCCTGCGGCTACTGCTCGAGGAGCCCAACGTCCTGCTGCTCGACGAACCCACCAACGACCTCGACATCGACACGTTGACGGTGCTCGAGGACTACCTCGACGGCTGGCCGGGCACGCTGATCGTGGTCACCCACGATCGCTACTTCCTGGAGCGCGTCGCCGACGTGACGTACGCGTTGACGGGCAACGGTCGCTGCGACCTGCTGCCCGGCGGCATCGAGCAGTACCTGGAGGGACGCGCAGGCGCCGACGCTCCCGAGCCCGCCAAGGCCGCCGACCGGGGCGAGTCGCACTCCGCGCGGTCGCGGCGCACGTCGAAGGACCTAGCCCGCATCGAGAATCAGCTGACCAAGCTCGACGACCGCATCGCGAAGGTGCACGAGGCGATGGCCGTTGCCGCCGCCGATCACCTCAAGGTCGCCGAACTCAACGACGAACTGCGAGAACTGGCCGGACGCAAGGAGTCCCTCGAAGAGGAGTGGCTGGCGCTGGCCGACGACTAG
- the argH gene encoding argininosuccinate lyase: MTTNEGSLWGGRFTDGPSDALAALSKSTHFDWVLAPYDVRASKAHVRVLFGAGLLTEEQRDGLLAGLDSLGSDVDDGSFGSLPSDEDVHGALERGLIDRVGEDLGGRLRAGRSRNDQVATLFRMWLRDAMKRVGHGALDVVAALATQAAAHPTAIMPGKTHLQSAQPVLLAHHLLAHAHPLLRDVARIVDFDSRTAVSPYGSGALAGSSLGLDPDAIASELGFAAAADNSIDATASRDFAAEAAFVLAMIAVDLSRLAEDVILWNTTEFGYVMLHDSWSTGSSIMPQKKNPDIAELARGKSGRLIGNLTGLLATLKAQPLAYNRDLQEDKEPVFDSVTQLELLLPAVAGLVGTLTFDTDRMVELAPLGYTLATDVAEWLVRQGIPFRVAHEAAGAAVRTAEARGVGLEELADDELAGIHPGLTAEVREVLTVAGSVNSRDARGGTAPVQVARQLGTVRDTADRLRVQLR; encoded by the coding sequence GTGACGACCAACGAGGGCTCACTGTGGGGTGGTCGGTTCACCGACGGCCCCTCCGATGCCCTTGCCGCGCTGAGCAAGTCGACGCACTTCGACTGGGTGCTCGCACCGTATGACGTCCGCGCGTCGAAGGCGCATGTGCGGGTCCTGTTCGGTGCCGGGCTGTTGACGGAGGAGCAGCGCGACGGGCTGCTGGCCGGGCTCGACAGCCTCGGATCCGACGTCGACGACGGCAGCTTCGGTTCGCTGCCGTCCGACGAGGACGTGCACGGTGCCCTCGAGCGTGGCCTCATCGACCGGGTCGGCGAGGACCTCGGCGGACGGCTGCGTGCCGGACGTTCGCGCAACGACCAGGTGGCCACACTGTTCCGGATGTGGTTGCGCGACGCGATGAAGCGGGTCGGCCACGGTGCGCTCGACGTCGTGGCCGCGCTGGCCACCCAGGCGGCCGCGCACCCCACGGCGATCATGCCGGGCAAGACACACCTGCAGTCCGCCCAGCCCGTGTTGCTCGCGCATCACCTCCTGGCCCACGCCCATCCATTGCTGCGGGACGTCGCCCGCATCGTCGACTTCGACAGCCGCACGGCCGTCTCCCCGTACGGTTCCGGGGCGCTCGCCGGGTCGTCCCTCGGCCTGGACCCCGACGCGATCGCCAGCGAGCTGGGTTTCGCTGCGGCGGCGGACAACTCGATCGACGCGACCGCCTCCCGGGACTTCGCGGCCGAGGCGGCGTTCGTGCTGGCGATGATCGCGGTGGACCTGTCCCGGCTCGCCGAGGACGTCATCCTCTGGAACACCACCGAATTCGGTTACGTGATGCTGCACGACTCCTGGTCCACCGGGAGTTCGATCATGCCGCAGAAGAAGAACCCGGACATCGCCGAACTCGCCCGTGGCAAGTCGGGCCGGCTGATCGGCAACCTGACCGGACTGCTCGCGACGCTCAAGGCGCAGCCGCTGGCCTACAACCGCGATCTGCAGGAGGACAAGGAGCCGGTCTTCGACTCCGTCACGCAGCTCGAACTGCTACTTCCGGCGGTGGCCGGCCTCGTCGGGACGTTGACGTTCGACACCGACCGGATGGTCGAACTCGCGCCGCTGGGGTACACGCTCGCTACCGACGTCGCGGAATGGCTGGTGCGCCAAGGCATTCCGTTCCGCGTCGCGCACGAGGCGGCGGGCGCCGCAGTTCGCACGGCCGAAGCGCGAGGCGTGGGGCTCGAAGAACTCGCCGACGACGAGCTCGCGGGCATCCACCCCGGGCTCACCGCGGAGGTGCGCGAGGTGCTCACGGTGGCCGGATCGGTGAACTCGCGCGACGCCCGCGGAGGCACGGCACCCGTCCAGGTCGCCCGCCAGCTCGGCACCGTGCGAGACACCGCCGACCGGCTGCGGGTCCAGCTGCGCTAG
- a CDS encoding argininosuccinate synthase, producing the protein MSERVILAYSGGLDTSVAISWIGKETGREVVAVAIDLGQGGEDMEVVRQRAMDCGAVEAVVVDARDEFANEYCLPTIKSNALYMDRYPLVSAISRPLIVKHLVDAAREHGGGIVAHGCTGKGNDQVRFEVGFASLAPDLEVLAPVRDYAWTREKAIAFAEENAIPINVSKRSPFSIDQNVWGRAVETGFLEHLWNAPTKDVYDYTEDPTVNWSSPDEVVVGFEQGVPVSIDGRRVSVLEAIVELNRRAGAQGVGRLDVVEDRLVGIKSREIYEAPGAMVLITAHTELEHVTLERELGRFKRNTDQKWGELVYDGLWYSPLKRALEAFVDHTQEHVTGEIRLVLHGGHIAVNGRRSSQSLYDFNLATYDEGDTFDQSSAKGFVHVHGLSSKIAAKRDLQQ; encoded by the coding sequence ATGTCCGAACGCGTCATCCTGGCGTACTCCGGCGGTCTGGACACCTCGGTCGCGATCAGCTGGATCGGCAAGGAGACCGGCCGAGAGGTCGTGGCGGTCGCCATCGACCTCGGTCAAGGCGGTGAGGACATGGAGGTGGTCCGTCAGCGTGCGATGGACTGCGGTGCCGTCGAGGCCGTCGTCGTCGACGCACGCGACGAGTTCGCCAACGAGTACTGCCTGCCGACCATCAAGTCCAACGCCCTCTACATGGACCGCTACCCGCTGGTGTCGGCCATCAGCAGGCCGCTGATCGTCAAGCACCTCGTCGACGCGGCGCGCGAGCACGGGGGCGGCATCGTGGCGCACGGCTGCACCGGCAAGGGCAACGACCAAGTCCGTTTCGAGGTCGGATTCGCTTCGCTCGCACCCGATCTCGAGGTCCTCGCACCCGTGCGGGACTACGCGTGGACCCGGGAGAAGGCCATCGCCTTCGCCGAGGAGAACGCGATCCCGATCAACGTCAGCAAGCGGTCGCCGTTCTCGATCGACCAGAACGTGTGGGGTCGTGCCGTCGAGACCGGCTTCCTGGAGCACCTCTGGAATGCGCCCACCAAGGACGTGTACGACTACACCGAGGATCCGACGGTCAACTGGAGCAGCCCCGACGAGGTCGTCGTGGGGTTCGAGCAGGGCGTGCCGGTCTCGATCGACGGGCGCCGCGTCTCGGTGCTGGAGGCCATCGTCGAACTGAACCGGCGGGCGGGCGCACAGGGCGTGGGCCGCCTCGACGTCGTCGAGGACCGGTTGGTCGGCATCAAGAGCCGGGAGATCTACGAGGCCCCCGGCGCGATGGTGCTCATCACCGCGCACACCGAACTCGAACACGTCACGCTCGAACGCGAGCTGGGCCGATTCAAGCGCAACACCGACCAGAAGTGGGGCGAGCTAGTCTACGACGGCCTCTGGTACTCACCGCTCAAGCGGGCGCTCGAGGCATTCGTCGACCACACCCAGGAACACGTCACCGGCGAGATCCGGCTGGTGCTGCACGGCGGCCACATCGCCGTCAACGGCAGGCGGAGCAGCCAGTCGCTGTACGACTTCAACCTCGCCACCTACGACGAGGGCGACACGTTCGACCAGTCCAGCGCCAAGGGCTTCGTGCACGTGCACGGCCTCTCCTCGAAGATCGCGGCGAAGCGGGACCTGCAGCAGTGA
- a CDS encoding arginine repressor, translated as MTSASTRAGRQARIVSLLSSNSVRSQSELATMLAADGIDVTQATLSRDLEELGAVKLRGADGGTGVYVVPEDGSPVRGVSGGTERMARLLNDLLVSTDASGNLAVLRTPPGAAHYLASAIDRASLPYVVGTVAGDDTILVVARDPMTGAELAGRFEEAH; from the coding sequence GTGACGTCGGCCTCGACGAGGGCGGGCAGGCAGGCACGCATCGTGTCGCTGCTGTCGTCGAACTCGGTGCGCAGCCAGAGCGAACTCGCCACGATGCTGGCCGCCGACGGCATCGACGTCACCCAGGCCACGCTGTCGCGGGACCTCGAGGAACTGGGCGCGGTCAAGCTGCGCGGCGCCGACGGCGGTACCGGCGTCTACGTCGTCCCCGAGGACGGCAGCCCCGTGCGCGGGGTGTCCGGTGGGACCGAGCGGATGGCGCGCCTGCTGAACGACCTGCTGGTGTCCACCGACGCGAGCGGTAATCTCGCTGTGCTCCGCACCCCGCCAGGGGCGGCGCACTACCTGGCCAGCGCGATCGACCGCGCGTCGCTGCCCTACGTCGTCGGCACGGTTGCCGGCGATGACACCATCCTCGTGGTGGCGCGTGACCCGATGACCGGCGCGGAACTCGCCGGCCGCTTCGAAGAAGCGCATTGA
- the argF gene encoding ornithine carbamoyltransferase gives MTLRHFLRDDDLTPDEQAEVLALAAELKKAPFSARPLEGPRGVAVIFEKNSTRTRFSFEMGIAQLGGHAVVVDGRSTQLGREETLEDTGAVLSRYVDAIVWRTFAQERLSAMGSGSTVPIVNALSDEFHPCQVLADLQTLAERKDKLQGLKMTYFGDGANNMAHSLMLGGVTAGIDVTIAAPQNFEPHPMFVAAAAERAAETGATVTVTSDARAGAEGADVLVTDTWTSMGQENDGLDRVRPFRPFQVNEALLESAAPDAVVLHCLPAHRGHEITDDVIDGPQSAVWDEAENRLHAQKALLVWLLERRG, from the coding sequence ATGACACTGCGACACTTCCTGCGGGACGACGACCTGACGCCCGACGAGCAGGCCGAGGTCCTCGCCCTGGCGGCCGAGTTGAAGAAGGCGCCGTTCAGCGCCCGTCCACTCGAGGGCCCGCGCGGTGTGGCGGTCATCTTCGAGAAGAACTCGACGCGCACTCGCTTCTCCTTCGAGATGGGGATCGCTCAGCTCGGCGGGCACGCCGTCGTCGTCGACGGGCGCAGCACCCAGCTCGGCCGCGAGGAGACCCTCGAGGACACCGGGGCGGTGTTGTCCCGGTACGTCGACGCCATCGTGTGGCGCACATTCGCGCAGGAGCGGTTGAGCGCCATGGGATCCGGGTCGACGGTGCCCATCGTCAACGCACTGTCCGACGAGTTTCACCCCTGCCAGGTGCTGGCGGACCTGCAGACGCTCGCCGAGCGCAAGGACAAACTGCAGGGCCTGAAGATGACCTACTTCGGCGACGGCGCCAACAACATGGCGCACTCGCTGATGCTGGGCGGCGTCACCGCAGGCATCGACGTCACCATCGCCGCACCGCAGAACTTCGAACCCCACCCGATGTTCGTGGCGGCTGCCGCCGAGCGCGCCGCCGAGACCGGTGCCACCGTCACGGTCACCTCGGACGCGCGTGCCGGCGCCGAGGGTGCCGACGTCCTGGTCACCGACACGTGGACGTCGATGGGCCAGGAGAACGACGGCCTCGACCGCGTGCGACCGTTCCGCCCGTTCCAGGTCAACGAAGCACTGCTGGAATCGGCCGCGCCGGACGCCGTTGTGCTGCACTGCCTTCCCGCCCATCGCGGCCACGAGATCACCGACGACGTGATCGACGGTCCGCAGAGTGCGGTGTGGGACGAGGCGGAGAACCGGTTGCACGCGCAGAAGGCGCTGTTGGTCTGGCTGTTGGAGCGCCGAGGATGA
- a CDS encoding acetylornithine transaminase: MTNTEELQARWGAVMMNNYGTPPLVLATGDGAVVTDVDGKSYVDLLGGIAVNVLGHRHPAVIEAVTRQLNTLGHTSNLYATEPGIALAEALVAHLGGDVHARVFFANSGTEANEVAFKISRLTGRTKLVAADGAFHGRTMGSLALTGQPSKQAPFEPLPGDVTHVPYGDADALAAAVSDDTAAVFLEPIMGEGGVVTPPPGYLVAAREITARHGALLVFDEVQTGVGRTGTFYAHAHDGITPDVVTLAKGLGGGLPIGACLAIGDAAELMTPGLHGSTFGGNPVCTAAALAVLSTLAQDDLISRADVLGKTLAHGIEAIGHPLVDHVRGRGLLRGIVLTSPVGKAIETAARDAGYLINAAAPDVVRLAPPLVVTDEQIDAFVGDLPAILDAATEAS, from the coding sequence ATGACCAATACCGAAGAGCTGCAGGCCCGTTGGGGCGCCGTGATGATGAACAACTACGGCACCCCGCCGCTGGTCCTGGCGACGGGCGACGGCGCCGTGGTGACCGACGTCGACGGCAAGTCCTACGTGGACCTGCTCGGCGGCATCGCGGTCAACGTGCTCGGCCACCGGCACCCGGCCGTCATCGAGGCCGTCACCCGGCAGCTGAACACGCTCGGCCACACGTCGAATCTCTATGCCACCGAACCGGGTATCGCGCTCGCCGAGGCGCTGGTGGCCCACCTCGGCGGCGACGTCCACGCGCGGGTGTTCTTCGCGAACTCCGGGACCGAGGCCAACGAGGTCGCGTTCAAGATCAGCCGTCTGACCGGTCGCACCAAGCTGGTCGCGGCCGACGGCGCCTTCCACGGCCGCACGATGGGGTCGCTGGCGCTGACCGGCCAGCCGAGCAAGCAGGCGCCGTTCGAGCCGCTGCCCGGTGACGTCACCCACGTGCCGTATGGCGACGCGGACGCGCTCGCGGCAGCCGTGTCCGACGACACCGCCGCGGTGTTCCTCGAGCCGATCATGGGGGAGGGCGGGGTCGTGACGCCGCCGCCGGGTTACCTCGTCGCGGCGCGCGAGATCACCGCACGACACGGCGCACTGCTGGTGTTCGACGAAGTGCAGACGGGTGTCGGCCGCACCGGCACGTTCTACGCGCACGCCCATGACGGCATCACTCCCGACGTCGTGACCCTGGCCAAGGGGCTGGGCGGCGGCCTGCCCATCGGCGCCTGCCTGGCGATCGGCGATGCGGCCGAGCTGATGACCCCGGGACTGCACGGGAGCACGTTCGGCGGCAACCCGGTGTGCACGGCGGCAGCGCTGGCGGTGCTCTCGACACTCGCGCAGGACGATCTGATCTCGCGGGCCGACGTGCTGGGCAAGACGCTCGCGCACGGCATCGAGGCCATCGGACACCCCCTGGTCGATCACGTCCGGGGGCGGGGTCTGCTGCGGGGCATCGTGTTGACCTCCCCGGTCGGCAAGGCCATCGAAACCGCGGCACGTGACGCCGGCTACCTGATCAACGCCGCGGCGCCCGACGTCGTGCGGCTCGCACCGCCGCTGGTGGTCACCGACGAGCAGATCGACGCGTTCGTCGGCGACCTACCCGCCATCCTCGACGCCGCGACGGAGGCATCATGA
- the argB gene encoding acetylglutamate kinase, with product MTTSAAAVFAEALPWLKQLHGKIVVVKYGGNAMTDDVLKAAFAADMAFLRNCGIHPVVVHGGGPQISAMLERLGIPGEFKGGFRVTTPEVLDIARMVLFGQVGRELVGLINAHGPYAVGITGEDAHLFTAIRRDVTVDGVATDIGLVGDVEKVDTSAVMDLIAAGRIPVVSTIAPDADGVVHNINADTAAAALAEALGAERLLMLTDVEGLYTNWPDRGSLVSEIDVAELTGLLPKLESGMVPKIEACLRAVGGGVPSAHVIDGRVEHCVLVELLTNGGSGTKVVPR from the coding sequence GTGACCACGTCTGCTGCCGCCGTGTTCGCCGAGGCGCTGCCCTGGCTGAAGCAACTGCACGGCAAGATCGTCGTGGTCAAGTACGGCGGCAACGCCATGACCGACGACGTGCTCAAGGCCGCGTTCGCCGCGGACATGGCGTTCCTGCGCAACTGCGGCATCCACCCCGTCGTCGTGCACGGGGGCGGCCCACAGATCAGCGCGATGCTCGAGCGCCTCGGCATCCCAGGTGAGTTCAAGGGCGGCTTCCGCGTCACCACCCCCGAGGTGCTCGACATCGCCCGCATGGTGCTGTTCGGCCAGGTCGGCCGGGAACTCGTCGGCCTCATCAACGCCCACGGGCCGTACGCAGTCGGCATCACCGGCGAGGACGCGCACCTATTCACCGCGATCCGGCGCGACGTCACCGTCGACGGTGTCGCCACCGACATCGGTCTGGTCGGCGACGTCGAGAAGGTCGACACGTCGGCCGTCATGGATCTGATCGCTGCCGGGCGCATCCCGGTGGTCTCGACCATCGCGCCCGACGCCGACGGCGTGGTGCACAACATCAACGCCGACACCGCCGCGGCCGCCCTGGCGGAGGCGCTCGGTGCCGAGCGCCTGCTGATGCTCACCGACGTCGAAGGCCTGTACACGAATTGGCCGGACCGCGGATCGCTCGTCAGCGAGATCGACGTGGCCGAGCTGACGGGTCTGCTGCCGAAGCTGGAATCAGGGATGGTGCCGAAGATCGAGGCCTGTCTGCGCGCGGTCGGGGGCGGTGTGCCGAGCGCACACGTCATCGACGGTCGCGTGGAGCACTGCGTGCTGGTCGAGTTGCTCACCAATGGGGGATCGGGGACAAAGGTGGTGCCGAGATGA